A window of Silurus meridionalis isolate SWU-2019-XX chromosome 4, ASM1480568v1, whole genome shotgun sequence contains these coding sequences:
- the decr2 gene encoding peroxisomal 2,4-dienoyl-CoA reductase [(3E)-enoyl-CoA-producing] isoform X1 — MAEPPEDLHTDDCLTSYTHIYSQDLLRDHVAFVTGGGSGIGFRTAEILMRHGCDTAIASRNLDKLTEAAKKLTCATGRRCLALQMDVRQPDSVSAAVDETLKEFGRLDILVNNAAGNFLCPASALSFNAFRTVMEIDTMGTFNTSKVVYEKWLKDHGGSIVNISATLGYRGQALQVHAGSAKAANDAMTRHLAVEWGPSGVRVNTVAPGPISGTEGYRKLGGSHAESAGVFRTIPLQRAGNKTEMAHAVLFLASRAASYVTGATVVADGGAWLTSANDVERLLGLWSQEKRGDKST, encoded by the exons GGATCACGTGGCCTTCGTCACGGGCGGGGGCTCAGGCATCGGCTTCCGCACCGCTGAGATCCTGATGAG GCACGGCTGCGACACGGCGATCGCCAGCAGGAACCTGGACAAGCTCACTGAG GCGGCGAAGAAGCTCACGTGCGCGACGGGGCGACGCTGCCTGGCCCTGCAGATGGACGTGCGTCAGCCGGACTCCGTCTCCGCCGCCGTGGACGAGACACTGAAGGAGTTCGGACGTCTCGATATCCTCGTCAACA ACGCGGCGGGGAACTTCCTGTGTCCGGCGTCCGCTCTGTCCTTCAACGCCTTCAGGACGGTGATGGAGATCGACACCATGGGGACCTTCAACACCAGCAAAGTCGTCTACGAAAAATGGCTCAAG GATCATGGAGGCTCCATCGTGAACATCTCGGCGACGCTCGGATACAGAGGCCAGGCGCTGCAGGTGCACGCTGGGTCGGCGAAGGCCGCCAACG atgccaTGACGAGACACTTGGCGGTAGAATGGGGCCCCAGTGGCGTGAGGGTGAACACCGTGGCCCCGGGGCCGATCTCCGGAACCGAGGGTTATCGCAAACTCG GTGGCTCTCACGCCGAGAGCGCCGGCGTTTTCCGGACCATTCCGCTGCAGAGGGCTGGAAATAAAACGGAAATGGCGCACGCCGTGCTTTTCCTGGCGAGCCGCGCGGCGTCGTACGTCACCGGTGCCACCGTGGTGGCGGACGGAGGGGCGTGGCTTACCTCGGCCAATGACGTGGAGCGCCTGCTGG gtcTCTGGTCacaggagaaaagaggagacaAATCCACCTGA
- the rab11fip3 gene encoding rab11 family-interacting protein 3 isoform X1 — translation MDRDVSPDEQEPGSDFAQAVLLLPSCVPEQAPVESTSTSLVSDSHTDGSKTSRDSRSGDIFHNQKETIVDTFPALEVEPPLVSPPVCTLNADSETNTISHDSQTSSGSSQSSSSSGEEQTIDVFAHTLAAMDTRLVLHEQEPCSVTRTPRHCQDPSGCTCDTTQEPNTHDASERSSETCDLQVPLKDNTPLCAPGGSKPEFLCVQEKESECTYISENLPAALNSSPCSGAGKVGVAIEQERGEATSRLGLSADVRLDGETDLLDPADPSQVADSVSGGDGPPREPCPPPMEDDILVVPDAPDDVEMALELCVSSDAIQDGCAGAGADPADVPQDYERSALRAVFQALDQDGDGFVRIEEFMEFATAYGVEQVKDLTRFLDPSGLGVISFEDFHRGITAISNGGSDPDLYKLQLTSGDANGAAEEYDEQAEVSDSAYLGSESAYSECETFTDEDTGALVHPELHEDVETDSGIENTLAESEDRNRFSLGSDLHGHALVAVIGGEEEHFEDFGESNSTSDLLLANQEEGRVAPEGEGDPEPHPHTGSPVHRPPMLLSPSSEPFPSSFQNFLQSESLEFFCTHCHKQISRLEDLSTRLHLLEMNSSSKRLSSKKAARHLLQSSGLDGMSDLSRDFLDLADSDITDKVLLLERRVSELEKDSAASEEQHARLRQENLALVHRANALEEQLKEQELHSDETLNTLARKHRDALSKLQRERELEIENLQARLHQLDEENSELRSCVPCLRANIERLEEEKRKLQDEMDDVSDRLNEETESRRKMADKLSHERHTSQKEKETTQELIEDLRKQLEMLQLFKLETEARRGRSPAAGLQEYNTHMRENELEQEIRRLKQDNRSLKEQNDELNGQIINLSIQGAKSLFTESLSESLAAEINNVSRAELMEAIQKQEEINFRLQDYIDRIIVAIMESNPSILEVK, via the exons ATGGACAGAGACGTCTCACCTGATGAACAGGAACCTGGATCTGATTTTGCTCAAGCAGTTCTGTTATTACCTTCATGTGTACCTGAGCAAGCTCCAGTGGAGTCCACGTCCACCTCTCTGGTCTCAGATTCTCACACAGACGGTTCGAAAACGTCACGTGACTCACGTTCCGGGGACATATTCCATAACCAAAAAGAGACTATTGTAGATACCTTTCCTGCCTTGGAAGTGGAACCGCCTCTCGTTTCTCCTCCTGTTTGTACCCTAAATGCAGACTCTGAGACGAACACGATCTCGCACGACTCTCAAACCTCGTCAGGATCTTCTCAAAGCTCGAGCTCGTCCGGCGAGGAACAGACAATCGACGTGTTTGCGCATACGCTCGCTGCTATGGATACACGCCTCGTATTGCATGAGCAGGAGCCATGCTCCGTGACCCGTACGCCTCGACACTGCCAGGATCCCAGTGGCTGTACGTGTGACACCACCCAGGAACCCAACACACACGATGCTTCGGAGAGATCCTCTGAAACGTGTGATCTTCAGGTTCCACTCAAGGACAACACACCTTTATGTGCCCCAGGAGGCTCCAAACCTGAATTCTTGTGTGTCCAGGAGAAGGAAAGTGAATGCACTTATATTAGCGAGAACCTTCCTGCTGCTTTAAACTCCTCCCCTTGCTCAGGTGCAGGCAAAGTGGGCGTGGCCATAGAGCAGGAAAGGGGAGAGGCTACATCAAGACTCGGGCTGTCAGCTGATGTCAGGCTAGACGGGGAAACCGATCTCCTCGACCCAGCAGATCCGTCTCAGGTAGCAGACTCCGTCTCGGGGGGAGACGGTCCACCACGAGAACCATGTCCGCCTCCGATGGAGGACGACATCCTTGTTGTTCCTGATGCCCCAGACGATGTGGAAATGGCTCTGGAGTTATGCGTGAGCTCCGACGCGATCCAGGACGGGTGCGCGGGAGCCGGCGCCGATCCGGCGGACGTCCCTCAGGACTACGAGCGCTCGGCGCTGCGGGCGGTCTTCCAAGCGCTTGACCAGGACGGAGACGGGTTTGTCCGCATCGAGGAGTTTATGGAGTTCGCCACGGCGTACGGAGTGGAACAG gtgaaGGACCTAACACGCTTCCTCGACCCGAGTGGCCTGGGAGTCATCAGCTTTGAGGATTTCCACAGAGGCATCACAGCCATCAGCAACGGAG GATCTGACCCAGATCTTTACAAGCTACAGCTCACTTCAGGGGATGCCAATGGAGCAGCCGAGGAATATGatgag caggcGGAGGTGTCGGACAGTGCGTACCTGGGCTCGGAGAGTGCGTACAGTGAGTGTGAGACGTTCACGGATGAGGACACGGGTGCACTCGTACACCCAGAGCTGCACGAGGACGTGGAGACGGACAGCGGCATCGAAAACACACTCGCCGAGAGCGAAGACCGCAACAG GTTCTCACTCGGCTCGGATTTGCATGGCCACGCCCTGGTAGCTGTGATTGGTGGGGAGGAGGAGCACTTTGAAGACTTTGGGGAGAGCAACTCCACCTCTGATCTTTTGCTGGCCAATCAGGAAGAGGGGAGGGTGGCACCTGAAGGAGAAGGAGACCCAgagccacacccacacactggGAGCCCAGTGCATCGTCCACCCATGCTGCTGTCAcccag CTCTGAGCCTTTCCCCTCCAGCTTCCAGAATTTCCTGCAGTCGGAATCTCTGGAGTTTTTCTGCACTCACTGTCACAAACAGATCAGCCGCCTGGAGGATCTCTCCACACGCCTGCACTTACTAGAAATGAatag CTCCAGTAAGAGACTGTCCAGTAAAAAAGCTGCGAG GCACTTGTTGCAGTCCAGCGGTCTCGATGGTATGAGTGATCTGAGTCGTGACTTCCTGGACCTCGCCGACAGTGACATCACAGATaag gtgctaCTCCTGGAGCGGCGCGTGTCTGAGCTGGAGAAGGACTCTGCGGCGAGCGAGGAGCAGCATGCCCGTCTGCGGCAGGAAAACCTGGCTCTGGTGCACCGCGCCAACGCCTTGGAGGAGCAGCTCAAAGAGCAGGAGCTTCACTCTGACGAGACCCTGAACACGCTCGCCCGCAAACACAGAGACGCTCTGAGCAAGCTGCAGCGCGAAAGAGAGCTGGAGATCGAGAACTTGCAGGCCAG GCTGCATCAGTTGGATGAAGAGAACAGTGAGTTGAGGTCTTGCGTGCCCTGTCTAAGAGCCAACATTGAAAGACTGgaagag GAGAAGAGGAAGCTCCAGGACGAAATGGACGACGTGAGCGACAGACTGAACGAAGAAACCGAGTCCCGCAGGAAGATGGCCGACAAACTGAGCCACGAACGCCACACCAgccagaaagagaaagagaccacGCAGGAG CTGATAGAGGACTTGAGGAAGCAGTTGGAAATGCTGCAGCTGTTCAAGTTGGAGACGGAGGCTCGACGCGGCCGATCCCCCGCCGCCGGACTCCAGGAGTACAACACGCACATGAGAGAGAACGAGCTGGAGCAGGAAATCCGCCGCCTCAAGCAG gaTAACCGCAGCTTGAAGGAGCAGAATGACGAGTTGAACGGACAGATCATCAATCTGAGCATCCAGGGAGCCAAAAGCCTCTTCACCGAGTCTCTGTCCGAGTCGCTGGCAGCCGAGATCAACAACGTCTCCCGCGCAGAG CTAATGGAGGCCATCCAGAAGCAGGAGGAGATCAACTTCCGTCTGCAGGACTACATCGACCGCATCATCGTGGCCATCATGGAGTCCAACCCTTCTATACTGGAGGTCAAATAA
- the rab11fip3 gene encoding rab11 family-interacting protein 3 isoform X3, with protein sequence MVLGMASCPLGVSSPGGSPVFMQQAEVSDSAYLGSESAYSECETFTDEDTGALVHPELHEDVETDSGIENTLAESEDRNRFSLGSDLHGHALVAVIGGEEEHFEDFGESNSTSDLLLANQEEGRVAPEGEGDPEPHPHTGSPVHRPPMLLSPSSEPFPSSFQNFLQSESLEFFCTHCHKQISRLEDLSTRLHLLEMNSSSKRLSSKKAARHLLQSSGLDGMSDLSRDFLDLADSDITDKVLLLERRVSELEKDSAASEEQHARLRQENLALVHRANALEEQLKEQELHSDETLNTLARKHRDALSKLQRERELEIENLQARLHQLDEENSELRSCVPCLRANIERLEEEKRKLQDEMDDVSDRLNEETESRRKMADKLSHERHTSQKEKETTQELIEDLRKQLEMLQLFKLETEARRGRSPAAGLQEYNTHMRENELEQEIRRLKQDNRSLKEQNDELNGQIINLSIQGAKSLFTESLSESLAAEINNVSRAELMEAIQKQEEINFRLQDYIDRIIVAIMESNPSILEVK encoded by the exons ATGGTATTGGGCATGGCCTCCTGCCCTCTGGGAGTTTCCTCTCCTGGGGGTTCACCAGTATTCATGCAG caggcGGAGGTGTCGGACAGTGCGTACCTGGGCTCGGAGAGTGCGTACAGTGAGTGTGAGACGTTCACGGATGAGGACACGGGTGCACTCGTACACCCAGAGCTGCACGAGGACGTGGAGACGGACAGCGGCATCGAAAACACACTCGCCGAGAGCGAAGACCGCAACAG GTTCTCACTCGGCTCGGATTTGCATGGCCACGCCCTGGTAGCTGTGATTGGTGGGGAGGAGGAGCACTTTGAAGACTTTGGGGAGAGCAACTCCACCTCTGATCTTTTGCTGGCCAATCAGGAAGAGGGGAGGGTGGCACCTGAAGGAGAAGGAGACCCAgagccacacccacacactggGAGCCCAGTGCATCGTCCACCCATGCTGCTGTCAcccag CTCTGAGCCTTTCCCCTCCAGCTTCCAGAATTTCCTGCAGTCGGAATCTCTGGAGTTTTTCTGCACTCACTGTCACAAACAGATCAGCCGCCTGGAGGATCTCTCCACACGCCTGCACTTACTAGAAATGAatag CTCCAGTAAGAGACTGTCCAGTAAAAAAGCTGCGAG GCACTTGTTGCAGTCCAGCGGTCTCGATGGTATGAGTGATCTGAGTCGTGACTTCCTGGACCTCGCCGACAGTGACATCACAGATaag gtgctaCTCCTGGAGCGGCGCGTGTCTGAGCTGGAGAAGGACTCTGCGGCGAGCGAGGAGCAGCATGCCCGTCTGCGGCAGGAAAACCTGGCTCTGGTGCACCGCGCCAACGCCTTGGAGGAGCAGCTCAAAGAGCAGGAGCTTCACTCTGACGAGACCCTGAACACGCTCGCCCGCAAACACAGAGACGCTCTGAGCAAGCTGCAGCGCGAAAGAGAGCTGGAGATCGAGAACTTGCAGGCCAG GCTGCATCAGTTGGATGAAGAGAACAGTGAGTTGAGGTCTTGCGTGCCCTGTCTAAGAGCCAACATTGAAAGACTGgaagag GAGAAGAGGAAGCTCCAGGACGAAATGGACGACGTGAGCGACAGACTGAACGAAGAAACCGAGTCCCGCAGGAAGATGGCCGACAAACTGAGCCACGAACGCCACACCAgccagaaagagaaagagaccacGCAGGAG CTGATAGAGGACTTGAGGAAGCAGTTGGAAATGCTGCAGCTGTTCAAGTTGGAGACGGAGGCTCGACGCGGCCGATCCCCCGCCGCCGGACTCCAGGAGTACAACACGCACATGAGAGAGAACGAGCTGGAGCAGGAAATCCGCCGCCTCAAGCAG gaTAACCGCAGCTTGAAGGAGCAGAATGACGAGTTGAACGGACAGATCATCAATCTGAGCATCCAGGGAGCCAAAAGCCTCTTCACCGAGTCTCTGTCCGAGTCGCTGGCAGCCGAGATCAACAACGTCTCCCGCGCAGAG CTAATGGAGGCCATCCAGAAGCAGGAGGAGATCAACTTCCGTCTGCAGGACTACATCGACCGCATCATCGTGGCCATCATGGAGTCCAACCCTTCTATACTGGAGGTCAAATAA
- the rab11fip3 gene encoding rab11 family-interacting protein 3 isoform X2: MDRDVSPDEQEPGSDFAQAVLLLPSCVPEQAPVESTSTSLVSDSHTDGSKTSRDSRSGDIFHNQKETIVDTFPALEVEPPLVSPPVCTLNADSETNTISHDSQTSSGSSQSSSSSGEEQTIDVFAHTLAAMDTRLVLHEQEPCSVTRTPRHCQDPSGCTCDTTQEPNTHDASERSSETCDLQVPLKDNTPLCAPGGSKPEFLCVQEKESECTYISENLPAALNSSPCSGAGKVGVAIEQERGEATSRLGLSADVRLDGETDLLDPADPSQVADSVSGGDGPPREPCPPPMEDDILVVPDAPDDVEMALELCVSSDAIQDGCAGAGADPADVPQDYERSALRAVFQALDQDGDGFVRIEEFMEFATAYGVEQVKDLTRFLDPSGLGVISFEDFHRGITAISNGGSDPDLYKLQLTSGDANGAAEEYDEQAEVSDSAYLGSESAYSECETFTDEDTGALVHPELHEDVETDSGIENTLAESEDRNRFSLGSDLHGHALVAVIGGEEEHFEDFGESNSTSDLLLANQEEGRVAPEGEGDPEPHPHTGSPVHRPPMLLSPSSSKRLSSKKAARHLLQSSGLDGMSDLSRDFLDLADSDITDKVLLLERRVSELEKDSAASEEQHARLRQENLALVHRANALEEQLKEQELHSDETLNTLARKHRDALSKLQRERELEIENLQARLHQLDEENSELRSCVPCLRANIERLEEEKRKLQDEMDDVSDRLNEETESRRKMADKLSHERHTSQKEKETTQELIEDLRKQLEMLQLFKLETEARRGRSPAAGLQEYNTHMRENELEQEIRRLKQDNRSLKEQNDELNGQIINLSIQGAKSLFTESLSESLAAEINNVSRAELMEAIQKQEEINFRLQDYIDRIIVAIMESNPSILEVK, encoded by the exons ATGGACAGAGACGTCTCACCTGATGAACAGGAACCTGGATCTGATTTTGCTCAAGCAGTTCTGTTATTACCTTCATGTGTACCTGAGCAAGCTCCAGTGGAGTCCACGTCCACCTCTCTGGTCTCAGATTCTCACACAGACGGTTCGAAAACGTCACGTGACTCACGTTCCGGGGACATATTCCATAACCAAAAAGAGACTATTGTAGATACCTTTCCTGCCTTGGAAGTGGAACCGCCTCTCGTTTCTCCTCCTGTTTGTACCCTAAATGCAGACTCTGAGACGAACACGATCTCGCACGACTCTCAAACCTCGTCAGGATCTTCTCAAAGCTCGAGCTCGTCCGGCGAGGAACAGACAATCGACGTGTTTGCGCATACGCTCGCTGCTATGGATACACGCCTCGTATTGCATGAGCAGGAGCCATGCTCCGTGACCCGTACGCCTCGACACTGCCAGGATCCCAGTGGCTGTACGTGTGACACCACCCAGGAACCCAACACACACGATGCTTCGGAGAGATCCTCTGAAACGTGTGATCTTCAGGTTCCACTCAAGGACAACACACCTTTATGTGCCCCAGGAGGCTCCAAACCTGAATTCTTGTGTGTCCAGGAGAAGGAAAGTGAATGCACTTATATTAGCGAGAACCTTCCTGCTGCTTTAAACTCCTCCCCTTGCTCAGGTGCAGGCAAAGTGGGCGTGGCCATAGAGCAGGAAAGGGGAGAGGCTACATCAAGACTCGGGCTGTCAGCTGATGTCAGGCTAGACGGGGAAACCGATCTCCTCGACCCAGCAGATCCGTCTCAGGTAGCAGACTCCGTCTCGGGGGGAGACGGTCCACCACGAGAACCATGTCCGCCTCCGATGGAGGACGACATCCTTGTTGTTCCTGATGCCCCAGACGATGTGGAAATGGCTCTGGAGTTATGCGTGAGCTCCGACGCGATCCAGGACGGGTGCGCGGGAGCCGGCGCCGATCCGGCGGACGTCCCTCAGGACTACGAGCGCTCGGCGCTGCGGGCGGTCTTCCAAGCGCTTGACCAGGACGGAGACGGGTTTGTCCGCATCGAGGAGTTTATGGAGTTCGCCACGGCGTACGGAGTGGAACAG gtgaaGGACCTAACACGCTTCCTCGACCCGAGTGGCCTGGGAGTCATCAGCTTTGAGGATTTCCACAGAGGCATCACAGCCATCAGCAACGGAG GATCTGACCCAGATCTTTACAAGCTACAGCTCACTTCAGGGGATGCCAATGGAGCAGCCGAGGAATATGatgag caggcGGAGGTGTCGGACAGTGCGTACCTGGGCTCGGAGAGTGCGTACAGTGAGTGTGAGACGTTCACGGATGAGGACACGGGTGCACTCGTACACCCAGAGCTGCACGAGGACGTGGAGACGGACAGCGGCATCGAAAACACACTCGCCGAGAGCGAAGACCGCAACAG GTTCTCACTCGGCTCGGATTTGCATGGCCACGCCCTGGTAGCTGTGATTGGTGGGGAGGAGGAGCACTTTGAAGACTTTGGGGAGAGCAACTCCACCTCTGATCTTTTGCTGGCCAATCAGGAAGAGGGGAGGGTGGCACCTGAAGGAGAAGGAGACCCAgagccacacccacacactggGAGCCCAGTGCATCGTCCACCCATGCTGCTGTCAcccag CTCCAGTAAGAGACTGTCCAGTAAAAAAGCTGCGAG GCACTTGTTGCAGTCCAGCGGTCTCGATGGTATGAGTGATCTGAGTCGTGACTTCCTGGACCTCGCCGACAGTGACATCACAGATaag gtgctaCTCCTGGAGCGGCGCGTGTCTGAGCTGGAGAAGGACTCTGCGGCGAGCGAGGAGCAGCATGCCCGTCTGCGGCAGGAAAACCTGGCTCTGGTGCACCGCGCCAACGCCTTGGAGGAGCAGCTCAAAGAGCAGGAGCTTCACTCTGACGAGACCCTGAACACGCTCGCCCGCAAACACAGAGACGCTCTGAGCAAGCTGCAGCGCGAAAGAGAGCTGGAGATCGAGAACTTGCAGGCCAG GCTGCATCAGTTGGATGAAGAGAACAGTGAGTTGAGGTCTTGCGTGCCCTGTCTAAGAGCCAACATTGAAAGACTGgaagag GAGAAGAGGAAGCTCCAGGACGAAATGGACGACGTGAGCGACAGACTGAACGAAGAAACCGAGTCCCGCAGGAAGATGGCCGACAAACTGAGCCACGAACGCCACACCAgccagaaagagaaagagaccacGCAGGAG CTGATAGAGGACTTGAGGAAGCAGTTGGAAATGCTGCAGCTGTTCAAGTTGGAGACGGAGGCTCGACGCGGCCGATCCCCCGCCGCCGGACTCCAGGAGTACAACACGCACATGAGAGAGAACGAGCTGGAGCAGGAAATCCGCCGCCTCAAGCAG gaTAACCGCAGCTTGAAGGAGCAGAATGACGAGTTGAACGGACAGATCATCAATCTGAGCATCCAGGGAGCCAAAAGCCTCTTCACCGAGTCTCTGTCCGAGTCGCTGGCAGCCGAGATCAACAACGTCTCCCGCGCAGAG CTAATGGAGGCCATCCAGAAGCAGGAGGAGATCAACTTCCGTCTGCAGGACTACATCGACCGCATCATCGTGGCCATCATGGAGTCCAACCCTTCTATACTGGAGGTCAAATAA
- the decr2 gene encoding peroxisomal 2,4-dienoyl-CoA reductase [(3E)-enoyl-CoA-producing] isoform X2 — protein MAEPPEDLHTDDCLTSYTHIYSQDLLRDHVAFVTGGGSGIGFRTAEILMRHGCDTAIASRNLDKLTEAAKKLTCATGRRCLALQMDVRQPDSVSAAVDETLKEFGRLDILVNNAAGNFLCPASALSFNAFRTVMEIDTMGTFNTSKVVYEKWLKDHGGSIVNISATLGYRGQALQVHAGSAKAANDAMTRHLAVEWGPSGVRVNTVAPGPISGTEGYRKLGGSHAESAGVFRTIPLQRAGNKTEMAHAVLFLASRAASYVTGATVVADGGAWLTSANDVERLLGIHSRSAKL, from the exons GGATCACGTGGCCTTCGTCACGGGCGGGGGCTCAGGCATCGGCTTCCGCACCGCTGAGATCCTGATGAG GCACGGCTGCGACACGGCGATCGCCAGCAGGAACCTGGACAAGCTCACTGAG GCGGCGAAGAAGCTCACGTGCGCGACGGGGCGACGCTGCCTGGCCCTGCAGATGGACGTGCGTCAGCCGGACTCCGTCTCCGCCGCCGTGGACGAGACACTGAAGGAGTTCGGACGTCTCGATATCCTCGTCAACA ACGCGGCGGGGAACTTCCTGTGTCCGGCGTCCGCTCTGTCCTTCAACGCCTTCAGGACGGTGATGGAGATCGACACCATGGGGACCTTCAACACCAGCAAAGTCGTCTACGAAAAATGGCTCAAG GATCATGGAGGCTCCATCGTGAACATCTCGGCGACGCTCGGATACAGAGGCCAGGCGCTGCAGGTGCACGCTGGGTCGGCGAAGGCCGCCAACG atgccaTGACGAGACACTTGGCGGTAGAATGGGGCCCCAGTGGCGTGAGGGTGAACACCGTGGCCCCGGGGCCGATCTCCGGAACCGAGGGTTATCGCAAACTCG GTGGCTCTCACGCCGAGAGCGCCGGCGTTTTCCGGACCATTCCGCTGCAGAGGGCTGGAAATAAAACGGAAATGGCGCACGCCGTGCTTTTCCTGGCGAGCCGCGCGGCGTCGTACGTCACCGGTGCCACCGTGGTGGCGGACGGAGGGGCGTGGCTTACCTCGGCCAATGACGTGGAGCGCCTGCTGGGTATACACTCTCGCTCTGCTAAACTCTGA